Proteins from one Bacteroides mediterraneensis genomic window:
- the kduI gene encoding 5-dehydro-4-deoxy-D-glucuronate isomerase → MKKIAIALFMGVATLTASAQIASVNVQTACHPRDVETYDTQRLRDNFVMEKVLVVDEINLTYSMYDRFIYGGAMPVNKELTLETIDELKAPYFLFSRELGIINIGGEGIVTVDGKEYNLNFKEALYVGSGNQKVTFRSKTSSKPAKFYINSSPAHKSYKTQHITIDGRKGTLKSNSFPAGKMEDSNDRIINQLIVKNVMEEGPCQLQMGLTELKPGSVWNTMPAHTHARRIEAYFYFNVTPGNMICHLMGEPKEERLVWLSNEQAIMSPEWSIHAAAGTSNYMFIWGMAGENLDYNDMDKIPYTEMR, encoded by the coding sequence ATGAAAAAAATAGCAATAGCTTTATTTATGGGTGTAGCAACATTAACAGCAAGTGCCCAGATTGCAAGTGTCAATGTACAAACAGCATGTCATCCACGCGATGTTGAAACTTATGATACACAGAGATTGCGTGATAATTTTGTTATGGAAAAGGTTCTAGTAGTAGATGAAATCAATCTTACATATTCAATGTATGATCGTTTTATTTATGGTGGAGCTATGCCTGTTAATAAAGAACTTACTCTTGAGACAATCGACGAATTGAAAGCTCCTTATTTCCTTTTCAGTCGTGAACTTGGGATAATCAATATAGGTGGTGAAGGAATTGTTACAGTTGACGGAAAAGAGTATAATCTTAACTTCAAAGAAGCTCTTTATGTAGGTAGTGGTAACCAAAAGGTTACATTTAGGAGTAAAACTTCTTCAAAACCAGCCAAGTTCTATATCAATTCTTCACCAGCACATAAATCTTATAAAACTCAACATATAACAATTGATGGTCGCAAAGGAACTCTTAAGTCAAACTCTTTCCCTGCAGGAAAAATGGAAGACAGTAATGACCGTATAATCAATCAGCTTATAGTGAAGAATGTAATGGAAGAAGGTCCATGCCAGTTGCAGATGGGACTAACAGAATTAAAGCCAGGTAGTGTATGGAATACAATGCCAGCTCATACCCATGCTCGTCGTATAGAAGCTTATTTTTACTTCAACGTTACCCCTGGTAATATGATTTGTCATCTTATGGGTGAACCAAAAGAAGAACGTCTTGTTTGGTTGTCTAACGAACAGGCTATTATGTCACCAGAATGGTCCATCCATGCCGCTGCTGGAACAAGTAATTATATGTTTATATGGGGGATGGCTGGAGAAAATCTTGATTATAATGATATGGATAAAATTCCATATACTGAAATGAGATAA
- a CDS encoding glycoside hydrolase family 2 TIM barrel-domain containing protein encodes MRNLFSILLILLFSYPVYGIKNKISTNWKFFLGENREAINTQYDDSHWRTLNLPHDWAFENGYSIDGAQTARGGYASGGIGWYRQYFDVDIDSMKDKSMFIDFDGVYMNSEVWVNGKYLGKFPYGYMSFSYNMTSCLKDGRNVIAVRVDNSKEPSARWYHGCGIYGNVYLRTESRAYFVPSSIFIRTPKADGQVMIDGDIKLDKYAGDYKLNVFITDASGKTVADAESFTGLKEGNNKFKLQTKVNNPLLWDTENPNLYTLNIKIENKDGKTMDEESIRFGFRTLEWKAESGFYLNGKQTKLRGVCEHLEGGPVGAMSTEQLLRWKLTLIKNMGCNSVRTAHNPQIPEFYDICDEMGILVFDEMFDGWKQKALHDYGAHSFAEHWEKDLRSFIRRDRNHPSVFLYSVGNETKGEVAKDLVRVCHEEDPTRLVTSGDANASEMDIHGANGNSERVKFLETYKPDGRAFLGTENPHTWQVRGYYRTKTWYRDEYPNKNQDPMFVPDLTDKEIFGYDWTSPNKRRNPKQIFNSSYDNATVRVTARKIIEMLRDKDWFSGSYRWTGFDYLGEAGFVHGGWPFRAFMGGALDLAGFEKDLYYLYQSEWADIDMVHILPHWTHPKMVLGTEIPVWVYTSGDEVEFFLNGKSLGKKAKGKKWNEIQCEWMMPWTPGTIEAVAYRNGKEIARTQQRTSYEPVKFDISVENDNLKADKENISIITVKEVDRNGTLYPYGENRVYAKINGGARMLSFESGNPVDTETNFNATSKCCFFGLNRMFIQSTDDDASKPVSVYVGAICGDKKLMTSDRVSISVERVSLRGNDGNSDFKIYYTTDGSTPTENSNLYAGAFKVNLGATVKAAVYDGDVKVLDMQERFAEDEGLYWGTPGEPVCNFKGDQAEYAELEYCTKDIQVKGYEATGYVVPEPNKGSITWDFENTSGKDEAVLHIRFHQNGKNTFSDMDLYMSGNKVNTVRFNNDGNNPKWDVVKVPVKIVPGTNYIKLKSVTDTVPFIDEIQVIIDK; translated from the coding sequence ATGAGAAACTTATTCTCTATATTATTGATCCTTCTTTTTTCTTATCCAGTTTACGGTATAAAAAATAAAATCTCAACTAACTGGAAATTCTTTTTGGGAGAAAACAGGGAAGCGATAAATACTCAATATGACGATTCACATTGGAGAACTTTAAACCTTCCGCATGACTGGGCTTTTGAGAACGGTTATTCCATTGACGGAGCACAAACAGCCAGAGGAGGATATGCTTCGGGAGGTATTGGATGGTACAGACAATACTTTGATGTTGATATAGACAGTATGAAAGACAAATCTATGTTTATAGATTTTGATGGTGTGTATATGAACAGCGAGGTATGGGTAAACGGTAAGTATTTGGGTAAGTTCCCATACGGATATATGTCGTTTTCGTATAATATGACATCGTGCCTTAAAGACGGACGAAATGTCATTGCTGTCAGGGTAGATAACTCGAAAGAACCTAGTGCACGATGGTATCACGGATGTGGTATTTATGGTAATGTTTATCTCAGGACAGAATCTCGTGCTTATTTTGTTCCTTCATCGATTTTCATCAGAACACCAAAGGCTGATGGACAGGTGATGATTGATGGTGATATAAAGTTGGATAAATACGCCGGAGATTATAAACTGAACGTATTTATAACTGATGCAAGTGGAAAAACTGTTGCAGATGCAGAAAGCTTTACAGGTCTGAAAGAAGGAAACAATAAATTCAAACTTCAGACTAAGGTTAATAATCCTCTTTTGTGGGATACGGAAAATCCGAACTTATATACTCTTAACATTAAAATAGAGAATAAAGATGGTAAAACAATGGATGAAGAAAGTATCCGTTTTGGTTTCAGGACTTTGGAATGGAAAGCAGAATCAGGATTTTATCTTAACGGTAAGCAGACAAAACTTAGGGGTGTGTGCGAACATCTTGAAGGAGGTCCGGTAGGAGCAATGTCAACAGAACAGTTGTTGAGATGGAAACTCACACTGATAAAGAACATGGGATGTAATTCTGTCCGTACTGCACATAACCCTCAGATTCCGGAATTCTATGATATATGTGACGAAATGGGTATCTTGGTGTTTGACGAGATGTTCGACGGATGGAAACAGAAAGCTCTGCATGATTATGGAGCACATTCATTTGCCGAGCATTGGGAAAAGGACTTGAGGAGTTTTATACGCAGGGACAGGAATCATCCTTCTGTGTTTCTGTATAGTGTAGGTAATGAAACCAAAGGTGAAGTGGCTAAAGACCTGGTTAGAGTTTGTCATGAAGAAGACCCTACACGACTTGTTACATCGGGTGATGCAAATGCTTCTGAAATGGATATTCATGGGGCTAACGGTAACAGTGAAAGAGTGAAATTCCTTGAAACATATAAGCCGGACGGAAGAGCATTCTTAGGAACAGAAAATCCTCATACATGGCAAGTAAGAGGGTATTATAGGACAAAGACATGGTATAGGGATGAATATCCAAACAAAAATCAGGATCCGATGTTTGTACCAGACTTAACTGACAAGGAAATTTTTGGTTACGACTGGACTTCACCTAATAAGAGAAGAAATCCTAAACAGATATTCAATTCTTCATACGACAATGCGACTGTACGTGTGACTGCTAGAAAAATAATCGAGATGCTGAGAGATAAAGACTGGTTCTCCGGTAGTTATAGATGGACTGGTTTTGATTATCTTGGTGAAGCCGGTTTCGTGCATGGCGGATGGCCCTTCAGAGCTTTCATGGGAGGAGCATTAGATTTGGCAGGATTTGAAAAAGATTTGTATTATCTTTACCAAAGTGAATGGGCTGATATTGATATGGTTCATATTCTTCCTCACTGGACTCATCCTAAGATGGTATTGGGAACAGAAATTCCTGTATGGGTATATACAAGTGGTGATGAAGTGGAATTTTTCCTGAACGGTAAGAGTCTTGGAAAGAAGGCTAAAGGAAAGAAATGGAATGAAATACAATGTGAATGGATGATGCCGTGGACACCAGGAACAATAGAGGCTGTGGCTTATCGTAATGGAAAAGAAATTGCCAGAACACAGCAACGTACATCTTATGAACCTGTAAAATTTGATATAAGTGTTGAGAATGACAATCTGAAAGCTGATAAGGAAAATATCAGTATAATTACGGTGAAAGAGGTTGACAGGAACGGAACTTTGTATCCATACGGTGAGAATCGTGTATATGCAAAAATTAATGGTGGAGCAAGAATGCTTTCCTTTGAGAGTGGTAATCCTGTTGATACTGAAACAAACTTTAATGCTACATCGAAATGTTGTTTCTTTGGGTTGAACAGAATGTTTATACAGTCAACAGATGATGATGCTTCAAAACCTGTATCCGTTTATGTAGGGGCTATATGTGGTGACAAGAAATTGATGACTTCCGATAGAGTGTCGATAAGTGTGGAAAGAGTGTCATTAAGAGGTAATGATGGAAATTCGGATTTCAAGATTTATTACACAACAGATGGCAGTACACCTACAGAGAACAGTAATTTATATGCAGGAGCATTTAAAGTGAATTTGGGAGCAACGGTAAAAGCCGCAGTGTATGACGGTGATGTGAAAGTGCTTGATATGCAGGAAAGATTTGCAGAGGATGAAGGACTGTATTGGGGCACTCCGGGAGAACCTGTATGTAATTTCAAAGGTGATCAGGCTGAGTATGCGGAATTGGAATATTGTACTAAAGATATTCAGGTGAAAGGATATGAAGCAACTGGATATGTTGTTCCTGAGCCTAATAAAGGTAGTATAACCTGGGATTTCGAAAATACGAGTGGTAAAGATGAGGCTGTTTTGCATATAAGATTTCATCAGAATGG